The Meriones unguiculatus strain TT.TT164.6M chromosome 1, Bangor_MerUng_6.1, whole genome shotgun sequence genome has a segment encoding these proteins:
- the Ctsf gene encoding cathepsin F, which produces MAPLLWLLALLPAAAPVPVPAEPWADNEQAWNLSFPELLAPARFALDMYNYGRSAGSKATLGAVRGRVRQVGLGSLFFLQATMEEPPCNDPQVCLLPESKKIMLCSFEVLEELGKHVLLKKDCGPVNAKITEYVNETFRSFLPMMNKDPLPRDFSVKMVTLFKDFMTTYNRTYRSRKEAQWRLAIFARNMIRAQKIQALDRGTAHYGITKFSDLTEKEFQTIYLNPLLQKETGGKMSIANPIKHLAPPEWDWRKKGAVTEVKDQGMCGSCWAFSVTGNVEGQWFLNRGTLLSLSEQELLDCDKMDKACLGGLPSTAYTAIKNLGGLETEDDYRYEGHVQACNFSAERAKVYINDSVELSQNENKIAAWLAQNGPISVAINAFGMQFYRHGIAHPFRPLCSPWLIDHAVLLVGYGNRSNIPFWAIKNSWGSDWGEEGYYYLHRGSGACGVNTMASSAVVN; this is translated from the exons ATGGCGCCCCTGCTGTGGCTGCTGGCGCTACTCCCGGCCGCGGCCCCGGTCCCGGTCCCCGCCGAGCCCTGGGCCGACAACGAACAGGCCTGGAACCTCTCGTTCCCGGAGCTGCTGGCGCCCGCCCGCTTCGCGCTGGACATGTACAATTACGGCCGTAGTGCGGGGTCGAAGGCCACGCTGGGGGCCGTACGCGGGCGCGTCCGCCAG gtgggcctgggctctCTGTTCTTTCTGCAAGCCACTATGGAGGAGCCGCCTTGCAATGATCCCCAGGTGTGCCTGCTCCCTGAGTCCAAGAAAATCATG ctctgcagcTTTGAAGTCCTGGAAGAGCTAGGAAAACACGTGCTGTTGAAGAAAGACTGTGGCCCAGTGAATGCCAAGATTACAG AGTATGTAAATGAGACTTTCCGATCGTTCCTGCCGATGATGAACAAGGATCCCCTGCCCCGG GACTTTTCTGTGAAGATGGTTACACTCTTCAAGGACTTCATGACTACCTATAACCGCACTTACAGATCAAGGAAAG AAGCCCAGTGGCGCTTGGCTATCTTTGCCAGAAACATGATCCGAGCTCAGAAGATTCAGGCCCTGGACCGTGGCACAGCTCATTATGGGATCACCAAGTTCAGTGACCTCACAG AGAAGGAATTCCAAACCATCTACCTCAATCCCCTCTTACAAAAGGAGACTGGCGGGAAGATGAGTATAGCCAACCCCATAAAACATCTCGCCCCACCTGAATGGgactggaggaagaaaggggctgTCACTGAAGTGAAGGACCAG GGCATGTGTGGCTCCTGCTGGGCCTTCTCTGTCACAGGCAACGTGGAGGGCCAGTGGTTCCTGAACCGGGGGACTCTGCTCTCCCTGTCAGAGCAGG AGCTCTTGGATTGTGACAAGATGGACAAGGCCTGCTTGGGTGGATTGCCCTCCACTGCCTACACAGCCATAAAGAATTTGG GAGGGCTGGAGACAGAGGATGACTACCGCTACGAGGGCCACGTTCAGGCTTGCAACTTCTCAGCAGAGAGGGCAAAAGTCTACATCAACGATTCAGTGGAGCTGAGCCAGAATGAGAATA AGATAGCagcctggctggcccagaacggACCAATCTCAGTTGCCATCAATGCCTTCGGCATGCAG tTCTATCGCCACGGGATTGCTCACCCATTCCGGCCCCTCTGCAGCCCTTGGCTCATCGACCATGCTGTGTTGCTGGTGGGCTATGGCAACC GCTCCAACATTCCTTTCTGGGCCATCAAGAACAGCTGGGGCAGTGACTGGGGTGAGGAG GGTTACTACTACTTGCATCGTGGGTCCGGGGCCTGTGGTGTAAACACCATGGCCAGCTCTGCGGTGGTGAACTGA
- the Actn3 gene encoding alpha-actinin-3 isoform X2, with amino-acid sequence MMMVMQPEGLGAGEGPFSGGGGGEYMEQEEDWDRDLLLDPAWEKQQRKTFTAWCNSHLRKAGTQIENIEEDFRNGLKLMLLLEVISGERLPRPDKGKMRFHKIANVNKALDFIASKGVKLVSIGAEEIVDGNLKMTLGMIWTIILRFAIQDISVEETSAKEGLLLWCQRKTAPYRNVNVQNFHTSWKDGLALCALIHRHRPDLIDYAKLRKDDPIGNLNTAFEVAEKYLDIPKMLDAEDIVNTPKPDEKAIMTYVSCFYHAFAGAEQAETAANRICKVLAVNQENEKLMEEYEKLASELLEWIRRTVPWLENRVGEPSMSAMQRKLEDFRDYRRLHKPPRVQEKCQLEINFNTLQTKLRLSHRPAFMPSEGKLVSDIANAWRGLEQVEKGYEDWLLSEIRRLQRLQHLAEKFQQKASLHEAWTRGRAPFSFRAGKEEMLNQHDYESASLQEVRALLRRHEAFESDLAAHQDRVEHIAALAQELNELDYHEAASVNSRCQAICDQWDNLGTLTQKRRDALERMEKLLETIDQLQLEFARRAAPFNNWLDGAIEDLQDVWLVHSVEETQSLLTAHEQFKATLPEADRERGAILGIQGEIQKICQTYGLRPKSANPYITLSSQDINNKWDTVRKLVPSRDQTLQEELARQQVNERLRRQFAAQANAIGPWIQGKVEEVGRLAAGLAGSLEEQMAGLRQQEQNIINYKSNIDRLEGDHQLLQESLVFDNKHTVYSMEHIRVGWEQLLTSIARTINEVENQVLTRDAKGLSQEQLNEFRASFNHFDRKRNGMMEPDDFRACLISMGYDLGEVEFARIMTMVDPNAAGVVTFQAFIDFMTRETAETDTAEQVVASFKILAGDKNYITPEELRRELPAEQAEYCIRRMAPYKGSGAPPGALDYVAFSSALYGESDL; translated from the exons ACCTTCACGGCTTGGTGCAACTCGCATCTGCGCAAGGCCGGCACTCAGATCGAGAACATTGAAGAGGACTTCCGCAACGGCCTGAAGCTCATGCTGCTCCTGGAGGTCATCTCTG GAGAGAGGCTGCCCAGGCCAGACAAAGGCAAGATGCGCTTCCACAAAATCGCCAATGTCAATAAGGCCCTGGACTTCATTGCCAGCAAAGGAGTTAAGCTCGTTTCCATCGGTGCTGAAG AAATTGTTGATGGGAACCTGAAGATGACCCTGGGCATGATCTGGACCATCATCCTCCGCTTTGCCATCCAGGACATCTCTGTAGAAG AGACCTCGGCCAAAGAAGGCTTGCTTCTCTGGTGCCAGCGGAAGACGGCACCATACCGCAACGTCAACGTCCAGAACTTCCATACCAG CTGGAAGGACGGCCTGGCCCTCTGTGCTCTCATCCACCGCCACCGGCCAGACCTCATTGATTATGCCAAGCTGCGCAAG GATGACCCAATCGGAAACCTGAACACCGCCTTTGAGGTGGCAGAGAAATACCTGGACATCCCCAAGATGCTGGATGCAGAAG ACATTGTGAACACCCCAAAACCAGATGAGAAGGCCATCATGACCTATGTTTCCTGCTTCTACCATGCATTTGCTGGGGCTGAGCAG GCAGAGACCGCTGCCAACAGGATCTGCAAGGTCTTAGCTGTGAACCAGGAAAATGAGAAGCTGATGGAGGAGTATGAGAAACTGGCCAGTGAG CTGCTGGAGTGGATCCGCCGCACTGTCCCATGGCTTGAGAACCGCGTGGGCGAACCCAGCATGAGCGCCATGCAGCGCAAGCTGGAGGACTTCCGAGACTATCGGCGCCTGCACAAGCCTCCCCGCGTTCAGGAGAAGTGCCAGCTGGAGATCAACTTCAACACGCTGCAGACCAAGCTGCGCCTGAGCCACCGACCTGCCTTCATGCCCTCGGAGGGCAAGCTGGTCTCG GACATAGCCAATGCGTGGCGGGGACTGGAGCAGGTGGAGAAAGGCTACGAGGACTGGCTGCTCTCGGAGATCAGGCGTTTGCAGCGACTTCAGCACCTGGCTGAGAAGTTCCAGCAGAAGGCTTCCCTGCATGAAGCTTGGACCCGGGGTAG GGCCCCGTTTTCTTTCCGAGCAGGCAAAGAGGAGATGCTGAACCAACACGACTATGAGTCAGCTTCGCTACAGGAGGTGCGTGCGCTCTTGCGGCGCCATGAGGCCTTTGAGAGCGACCTGGCTGCTCACCAAGACCGGGTGGAACACATCGCTGCCCTGGCCCAGGAACTCAA CGAGCTGGACTACCATGAGGCAGCCTCGGTGAACAGCCGCTGCCAGGCCATCTGCGACCAGTGGGATAACTTGGGAACACTGACCCAGAAGAGGAGGGACGCGCTAGAG AGGATGGAGAAGCTCCTGGAAACCATTGACCAGCTGCAGCTGGAGTTTGCTCGGCGGGCAGCACCCTTCAACAACTGGCTGGATGGAGCTATTGAGGACCTGCAGGACGTTTGGCTAGTGCACTCTGTAGAGGAGACCCAG AGCCTGCTAACGGCACATGAACAGTTCAAGGCAACATTGCCTGAGGCTGATAGAGAGCGAGGTGCCATCCTGGGCATCCAAGGAGAGATCCAGAAGATCTGCCAAACATACGGACTGCGGCCAAAGTCCGCTAACCCCTACATCACGCTTAGCTCACAGGACATCAACAATAAGTGGGACACG GTCCGAAAGCTGGTACCCAGCCGTGACCAGACACTGCAGGAGGAACTGGCCCGGCAGCAGGTGAATGAGAGGCTCCGACGACAGTTTGCAGCCCAGGCCAATGCCATAGGACCCTGGATCCAGGGGAAGGTGGAG GAGGTGGGGCGGCTggcagctgggctggctggctctCTGGAGGAGCAGATGGCAGGTCTGAGGCAGCAGGAGCAGAACATCATCAACTACAAGAGCAACATCGACCGGCTGGAGGGTGACCACCAGCTGCTGCAGGAGAGCCTGGTCTTTGATAACAAGCACACAGTCTACAGCATGGAG CACATTCGTGTAGGCTGGGAGCAGCTGCTCACCTCCATTGCCCGCACCATCAACGAGGTAGAGAACCAGGTACTGACCCGAGATGCCAAGGGCCTGAGCCAGGAGCAGCTCAACGAATTCCGGGCATCCTTCAACCACTTTGACAGG AAGCGGAATGGGATGATGGAGCCAGATGACTTCCGAGCTTGCCTCATCTCCATGGGTTATGACCTG GGGGAAGTGGAGTTTGCTCGCATCATGACCATGGTGGACCCCAACGCAGCCGGGGTTGTGACCTTCCAAGCCTTTATTGACTTCATGACCCGAGAGACCGCCGAGACGGACACAGCTGAACAAGTTGTAGCCTCCTTCAAAATCCTGGCAGGGGACAAG AACTACATTACCCCAGAGGAGCTGCGGCGAGAGCTCCCCGCTGAGCAGGCTGAGTACTGCATCCGCCGGATGGCACCCTACAAAGGATCTGGGGCTCCACCTGGAGCCCTGGACTACGTGGCCTTCTCCAGTGCCCTCTATGGAGAGAGTGACCTCTGA
- the Actn3 gene encoding alpha-actinin-3 isoform X1 gives MMMVMQPEGLGAGEGPFSGGGGGEYMEQEEDWDRDLLLDPAWEKQQRKTFTAWCNSHLRKAGTQIENIEEDFRNGLKLMLLLEVISGERLPRPDKGKMRFHKIANVNKALDFIASKGVKLVSIGAEEIVDGNLKMTLGMIWTIILRFAIQDISVEETSAKEGLLLWCQRKTAPYRNVNVQNFHTSWKDGLALCALIHRHRPDLIDYAKLRKDDPIGNLNTAFEVAEKYLDIPKMLDAEDIVNTPKPDEKAIMTYVSCFYHAFAGAEQAETAANRICKVLAVNQENEKLMEEYEKLASELLEWIRRTVPWLENRVGEPSMSAMQRKLEDFRDYRRLHKPPRVQEKCQLEINFNTLQTKLRLSHRPAFMPSEGKLVSDIANAWRGLEQVEKGYEDWLLSEIRRLQRLQHLAEKFQQKASLHEAWTRGKEEMLNQHDYESASLQEVRALLRRHEAFESDLAAHQDRVEHIAALAQELNELDYHEAASVNSRCQAICDQWDNLGTLTQKRRDALERMEKLLETIDQLQLEFARRAAPFNNWLDGAIEDLQDVWLVHSVEETQSLLTAHEQFKATLPEADRERGAILGIQGEIQKICQTYGLRPKSANPYITLSSQDINNKWDTVRKLVPSRDQTLQEELARQQVNERLRRQFAAQANAIGPWIQGKVEEVGRLAAGLAGSLEEQMAGLRQQEQNIINYKSNIDRLEGDHQLLQESLVFDNKHTVYSMEHIRVGWEQLLTSIARTINEVENQVLTRDAKGLSQEQLNEFRASFNHFDRKRNGMMEPDDFRACLISMGYDLGEVEFARIMTMVDPNAAGVVTFQAFIDFMTRETAETDTAEQVVASFKILAGDKNYITPEELRRELPAEQAEYCIRRMAPYKGSGAPPGALDYVAFSSALYGESDL, from the exons ACCTTCACGGCTTGGTGCAACTCGCATCTGCGCAAGGCCGGCACTCAGATCGAGAACATTGAAGAGGACTTCCGCAACGGCCTGAAGCTCATGCTGCTCCTGGAGGTCATCTCTG GAGAGAGGCTGCCCAGGCCAGACAAAGGCAAGATGCGCTTCCACAAAATCGCCAATGTCAATAAGGCCCTGGACTTCATTGCCAGCAAAGGAGTTAAGCTCGTTTCCATCGGTGCTGAAG AAATTGTTGATGGGAACCTGAAGATGACCCTGGGCATGATCTGGACCATCATCCTCCGCTTTGCCATCCAGGACATCTCTGTAGAAG AGACCTCGGCCAAAGAAGGCTTGCTTCTCTGGTGCCAGCGGAAGACGGCACCATACCGCAACGTCAACGTCCAGAACTTCCATACCAG CTGGAAGGACGGCCTGGCCCTCTGTGCTCTCATCCACCGCCACCGGCCAGACCTCATTGATTATGCCAAGCTGCGCAAG GATGACCCAATCGGAAACCTGAACACCGCCTTTGAGGTGGCAGAGAAATACCTGGACATCCCCAAGATGCTGGATGCAGAAG ACATTGTGAACACCCCAAAACCAGATGAGAAGGCCATCATGACCTATGTTTCCTGCTTCTACCATGCATTTGCTGGGGCTGAGCAG GCAGAGACCGCTGCCAACAGGATCTGCAAGGTCTTAGCTGTGAACCAGGAAAATGAGAAGCTGATGGAGGAGTATGAGAAACTGGCCAGTGAG CTGCTGGAGTGGATCCGCCGCACTGTCCCATGGCTTGAGAACCGCGTGGGCGAACCCAGCATGAGCGCCATGCAGCGCAAGCTGGAGGACTTCCGAGACTATCGGCGCCTGCACAAGCCTCCCCGCGTTCAGGAGAAGTGCCAGCTGGAGATCAACTTCAACACGCTGCAGACCAAGCTGCGCCTGAGCCACCGACCTGCCTTCATGCCCTCGGAGGGCAAGCTGGTCTCG GACATAGCCAATGCGTGGCGGGGACTGGAGCAGGTGGAGAAAGGCTACGAGGACTGGCTGCTCTCGGAGATCAGGCGTTTGCAGCGACTTCAGCACCTGGCTGAGAAGTTCCAGCAGAAGGCTTCCCTGCATGAAGCTTGGACCCGGG GCAAAGAGGAGATGCTGAACCAACACGACTATGAGTCAGCTTCGCTACAGGAGGTGCGTGCGCTCTTGCGGCGCCATGAGGCCTTTGAGAGCGACCTGGCTGCTCACCAAGACCGGGTGGAACACATCGCTGCCCTGGCCCAGGAACTCAA CGAGCTGGACTACCATGAGGCAGCCTCGGTGAACAGCCGCTGCCAGGCCATCTGCGACCAGTGGGATAACTTGGGAACACTGACCCAGAAGAGGAGGGACGCGCTAGAG AGGATGGAGAAGCTCCTGGAAACCATTGACCAGCTGCAGCTGGAGTTTGCTCGGCGGGCAGCACCCTTCAACAACTGGCTGGATGGAGCTATTGAGGACCTGCAGGACGTTTGGCTAGTGCACTCTGTAGAGGAGACCCAG AGCCTGCTAACGGCACATGAACAGTTCAAGGCAACATTGCCTGAGGCTGATAGAGAGCGAGGTGCCATCCTGGGCATCCAAGGAGAGATCCAGAAGATCTGCCAAACATACGGACTGCGGCCAAAGTCCGCTAACCCCTACATCACGCTTAGCTCACAGGACATCAACAATAAGTGGGACACG GTCCGAAAGCTGGTACCCAGCCGTGACCAGACACTGCAGGAGGAACTGGCCCGGCAGCAGGTGAATGAGAGGCTCCGACGACAGTTTGCAGCCCAGGCCAATGCCATAGGACCCTGGATCCAGGGGAAGGTGGAG GAGGTGGGGCGGCTggcagctgggctggctggctctCTGGAGGAGCAGATGGCAGGTCTGAGGCAGCAGGAGCAGAACATCATCAACTACAAGAGCAACATCGACCGGCTGGAGGGTGACCACCAGCTGCTGCAGGAGAGCCTGGTCTTTGATAACAAGCACACAGTCTACAGCATGGAG CACATTCGTGTAGGCTGGGAGCAGCTGCTCACCTCCATTGCCCGCACCATCAACGAGGTAGAGAACCAGGTACTGACCCGAGATGCCAAGGGCCTGAGCCAGGAGCAGCTCAACGAATTCCGGGCATCCTTCAACCACTTTGACAGG AAGCGGAATGGGATGATGGAGCCAGATGACTTCCGAGCTTGCCTCATCTCCATGGGTTATGACCTG GGGGAAGTGGAGTTTGCTCGCATCATGACCATGGTGGACCCCAACGCAGCCGGGGTTGTGACCTTCCAAGCCTTTATTGACTTCATGACCCGAGAGACCGCCGAGACGGACACAGCTGAACAAGTTGTAGCCTCCTTCAAAATCCTGGCAGGGGACAAG AACTACATTACCCCAGAGGAGCTGCGGCGAGAGCTCCCCGCTGAGCAGGCTGAGTACTGCATCCGCCGGATGGCACCCTACAAAGGATCTGGGGCTCCACCTGGAGCCCTGGACTACGTGGCCTTCTCCAGTGCCCTCTATGGAGAGAGTGACCTCTGA